The Clostridia bacterium region CCTTTGCAGCGCCTCCGCGCGGGTTTCTTGTAAAGAACTGAAACGTCGTGCCGTTTACGTAAACGGCGTCCTTATACATATTATAGTATCCTTTCGATGAGGAAAGGTGGCATCCTATTTTAAACATCGTTTCCTCCAAAGCTCAAGAGAGCCTCATTTTAAAATCTTCATATCCGAAGCTTTTCACAAGCTCCGTTTCCCCGTTTTCGCGGAGTATGGCGATAGACGGGAGACACATACCGTTGAACGTATTGTTTTTAACCATCGAGTATATGGCCATATCCTCAAATATGAGCCTGTCGCCCTCTTTAAGCGGCGCGTCGAACGAATAATCGCCTATTATATCGCCCGCAAGGCAGGTAGATCCCGCCAAGCGATATGTATGAGCTTTTTCTCCTGCCTTTCCGCTTTCATAAAGCGGCGGACGGTACGGCATTTCGATAACGTCCGGCATATGACACGCGGCGGAAGCGTCCAAAAGCGCAATGTCTACGCCGTTGTGAACAACGTCCAAAACGGAGGTCACGAGATAGCCCGCGTTCAGCGCGACTGCCTCGCCCGGTTCAAGATAAACCTGAACATTATACTTCTCTTTAAAGCGGCGCACCGCCCGCATGAGCGCGTCCCTGTCGTAATCGTCGCGCGTGATATGATGGCCGCCGCCGAAGTTCACCCATTTCATCTGCGGTATAAATTCGTCGAACTTTTCCTCCA contains the following coding sequences:
- the nspC gene encoding carboxynorspermidine decarboxylase, whose protein sequence is MKDSLLSLPTPCYVLDEGKLRRNLKILKDVKEQAGCKILLAQKAFSMFSVYPIIGEYLDGTTSSGLFEARLGYEKMGKETHVFSAAYDPKEFPEIIKICGHIVFNSFSQWEKYKDAALAHNISCGIRINPECSTQDHAIYDPCAPGSRLGVTRSNFRPDMLSGVEGLHFHTLCEQNSDALIETLAAVEEKFDEFIPQMKWVNFGGGHHITRDDYDRDALMRAVRRFKEKYNVQVYLEPGEAVALNAGYLVTSVLDVVHNGVDIALLDASAACHMPDVIEMPYRPPLYESGKAGEKAHTYRLAGSTCLAGDIIGDYSFDAPLKEGDRLIFEDMAIYSMVKNNTFNGMCLPSIAILRENGETELVKSFGYEDFKMRLS